TGATCATAATGCAAGAAAACATAAACTGAAATCGAAGAACTTTCTGAAatgaattagttaaaaaatgaatacaattagttaagtttttcaaacaattagttaagaactgaaatcaattagttaaaaactGACACTATTTAGTTAAGTactggaatcaattagttaagaattgaatacgattagttaactttttaaaagAATTAGTCAAGAGAATTAGCTAACCTGATTCTTCAAAATTTCTACAATAGCAAGCAATTGAATTGGTTGATGGATCAAATGCTACATGTTTTGCAGTGTGGTCTGGCCATGATTCGTGTTGTACTTTATAACCAATGAAATTGTCCTCCATGTGATGAATAGTTGATATGCAACCCATTGCATACTTGAATTCTTTTTCGAAATCTCGAAACAAGGTGAGGGTATAAACACTTGCCGCGTGTTTAATCATTCCAACCATTGGAAAATCTGATTTAGGCATTGAATTTCCGCAACTAAACTCATTCTGATCTTCTTGATACCTCCACCGATCTACTGTTGCCCCAAATATATGGAAGAATTCTGTTAGGGTAGTTGATTTGTTCCCTTTAAATCCAATGGCATTGTTTGTGCTCTCACtcctttttaaaacaaaaatattcaattagttaataaaTATACTGAAATAGTTACATTTTAAAACCAAATAGTTAAATAAACCAACCAAATAGTTAAACAAAACACAATTAGACAAACAACTCcaccaattaattaagcattGCAAGACATTAGTTAAAAAATCGAAACACTTAGTTAAATATTTataccaattagttaaatatttataTCAATTAGTTCAGTTGGTAAACTAACCTTTGTGAAGACAAAATACCAgctgaaaaaaaaattgtttaaagATGTACACCACTTTTCCTTTATGGTGTACAAATTTGTAAACCATTCATGATTTTGAAGCCCATACGTTTGAATCATTTCAAACCAAGTCGTTTCAAATTGTTCTTCATTGAAGAAGCCATATAAACACTTTTTAAAAGTGTCCTTCAATGTCGTGTCAGCCTTTAAATCTCCAAACCTTGACACATCATTTTTTTGTAGGTGCCATAAGCATAATCTATGTCTAGTATGAGTAAACACCTATTATATTCACAGAATAGTATTAGTCAAGTATTAATATGAATTAGTTAATGATTTTAACTTTTTagtaaactacttaagacatcaGAGAAGAGTGTCTATCAATTAGTGAAGATTTTTAAGTGATTAGTGAACAAAAagaagcaattagttaacaaTATTAACAAGTTAGTTAAGGTATTCTTACTGGTTCAATAGCATTTGCCATTGCCTGATCTTGATCAGTGAAGATAGTTACAGGTGCTTTTTCTCCCATAGACTCTAGAAATGCTTCCAATAGCCACACAAAAGTGTCTGTTTTTTCATCAGCAATAAAGGCACATCCAAACATCACATTACTCCAGTGGTTGTTGACGCCTACAAACGGTGCACAAACTAAGTTGTATTTGTTTGTTCTGAAGGTCGTGTCAAACACACACACGTCTCCATATATATCATAATATTCTTTCATCATTCCATCTCTCCAATATATGTCCATAACTTGATTTTTCTCATTCAACTTAACACGATAAAAAAATCTGGTTCTTCTTCTCCTCTGCGAACTAACATATTCACCACTGCTTGTGAATCTTTTCCTTCTATTGTTTTCATCTTCAATCTACTTGAAAAATTCATGTGGTCAATTAATGTGTGGCCAAGCACTTTCGGGTCACCGGATTCATTACACATATATCTGTATGAATCTGCTGGTTGTATTCCTGATAAAGCAAGCCCTTCAATTACTTGTGTCTTATCTTCATCAATTTTTCTTTCTGATCTGTAGAGCAAATAGTTaatgaaaaaatataaatagtTCACGTTTTAAACAGATTAGTTAGGAAATTAAACGAATTAGTAAAAGTGTTTGGTTTAATTATTTGTACCTATGAAAGTGTTGCAGTGACAATCTTGCTAAATCATGATTGTGTTCAATAACATGATACTTAATTTCAAACATTCCATTACAGTTCAACTGCACTCTTATCTGCGCATTGCATCCCGTTCTAGTAATATCTTATTTTCTTGTTTGTTTTGACGCTTTTTTTGGTTTGCTTTCACATGGTAAAGGTAATTCCTcgttattttttgatttttcttcccTTCTTTTTCCTTGctttgaacaacaaaagtatTGTTCCTTGAGCTCTCCAGTTTTTGGAACTCTCCTTGTTGTAGCTTTCCTCACTGAAAATCCGATCAACACTGAATGTTTTTTATAAAGAGAAAATATTTCATCAAGGGTATGTGCATCATATCCAGTCAATGATCCTCTTATTTCATCCTCTGTTAAGTTGTCAAATTTAGTTTTCAAACctgtaaaataaaaaacaaattagttaagaatCAATAGAAATTAGTTAAAATCTTAaagaaattagttaaaaaaataaTGCAAAAAGTTTTAATCAGATAACTAGTTTAAAATTTCAGTTATTTAGTTAAAGAAAAAACATAATTAGTTACAAAATTCAAATGTTTAGTTAAAGTTTTCATtagaattagttaaaaaatgaaaCGAGATagttaaaaatattttaatttgccCAACAAGTTAAGGGGTATACTTACTTAAAAAGTTAAACAATCaatgtaattagttataatattAAAGACATTAGTTACAAAAATAATGCAATTAGTTTTAACCGGTTAACTAGTTAAAAATTTCAGTTATTTAGTTAAAGAAAAAACATAATTAGTTACAAAATTCAAATGTTTAGTTAAAGTTttcattataattaattaacaaatgaAACGAGAtagttaaaattattttaatttgccCAACAAGTTAAGGGGTATACTTACTTAAAAGTTAAACAATTAATGTAATTAGTTAAAATATTAAAGACATTAGTTACAAAAGTAATGCAATTAGTTTTAACCGGTTAACTAGTTAAAAATTGCAGTTATTtagttaagaaaaaacataattagttaaaaaattcaAATGTTTAGTTAACAAATGAAACGAGATAGTTAAAATTAGTTTAAATTGCCTAACAAGTTAAGGGGTATACTTAGTTAAAAGTTAAAAGTTAAAAGTTAAAAGTTTCATATACATAGTTAAACAATTAATGTAATTAGTTTAGACAAGAGAATATTTAGTTACaaattttttaaattgtttaatCGGTTTAGGAGCAATTAGttacaaaattcataaaattagTTAAAGAAAACTAAAATTAGTTAACATATGAAAGTATTTAGTCTATTTGCCCATTGTGTTTAGTTTATTACTCGAGGTGTTACTTCCAGACGTTGTATCTGACACCGTTTctgatgtttttccagaagtTGTGTCTGACGTTGTTTCGGTTGTTgcagtatttcgtgtttgatatTCAAGTAACAAATTCATTGGTTCTGGAACTTCAAATCTAGGAGGAGCAGGTGATTGAAAGTTAACAGGGGAATTAAATCCATCAGGAGCAGCAAATCTAGAAGGAGCACCAAATCTAGAAGGAGCAGCAAATGTAGGAGGAGGAAAATATCGATTATCAGTAGCAAATCTAGGCATTGCAGGTGGAGGCGGAAATCGTTGAGATCGAAATTCTTGAACTGTAGAAAATCGAGGTGGAGGAAGAAATCGTGGAGAACGAATTCGTTGAACTGTACAAAATCGAGGTGGAGGAAGAAATTCAGGAGGAGGATGGTATTCATGGAGGTTGTCTCCGCCGTAGAAGGTTGAAGAAATCCCTAAATTGGTGGACGGTGCGGCGGAGTTGTTAAAGTTATCATGCGAAAACGACGGTGAGGACTCCATGGAAATCGACGGAGGAGAAAAACCAGGGTTCTCGGTGGCGGAGGAGGAGATGAGATTCGCGATCTGCggattagggtttagggttacaTAGAGAATTTTGAGAGGAGAGAAGGTGAAGAAGCGGGTTTGTAGAACTagtgagaggagagagggaAACGGCGAATTTATACAGCGCGTGAGGCTACGCGCGCGTGGGTGAATCAGTTGGTCTTTCCTGCACGCGCCGTAAGGCGGTCCTACCAAAAAGTTGCTGGTAATACATAACCATTGTATCACTAATATACAGTTGATATATCTCTTACCCATAATTAATATGTTTGCAGGGTAGATGAAATGGTTGAAAAAATCAGAGAcagaattgtgtttagaatttcaaagttggaagtttcaattgaaataaTACCTTAGAGATGGTGAAAATTAATACCCGTAAGTCAGTATACACAGCCAACACAGGGGATGGAAAAGATAATCCTTGGGAACTTGTGCCTACAGGCTACATCCCCTGTGGGGACGAAAAGCACGCACGTGAAGATGGTTCCTTTTATCAATTAATAGAAATTTCTACAAAATTACCACTTTGTCATTAATTCAACGATTGGTACAAATTCTCACGCTTGGTACAACTTCTCACGCTTCTCACCTAAAACCACTTCTCACCAGATCTCAACCCTAATATATccaggttctggtgagaacttcccttaagatgagaacctcTTCTATAATGAGAACCTTTTAACACCATTGGATTTAGATACAGTTAACGGATGAGATCTAATTTTAAAGTAATTGCAAAACCCAATTCCCGAATCCCTAATCTCCGGTCAACTTTTGTTAAAAATAACACGCTTTCTCTCTATTCCTCCCTTGGCCAACAAACAAACTGTTGTTTCTCTCTCTTCGCAACATCCTTCTAATCTTCAAGTTTCTTCATACTTTCAGAAATTCGTCCCAAAATTAGGTCTGTTTTGTCAAAATTAAGTGATAATGCACTATATTTCTCGCGAAATCAAATTTAATAATTCTATTGTGATTTGCGCTACAATTTTGGAGTCCGTCAAATTTCATCTGCGACGCTGAATTATCATGGTGATCTACACAATCAAGCTCGGAATCAGGTATTAACGCAATTTCTTAAGATTTGAAGCTATTCAACAAATTTCTTAGCTcgaaatttgtttgtttttgtaggtgATTTTTGTCAATTTCGGAGTTGATTTCGTTCAATTAGGATTTTAGGTTTT
This genomic stretch from Spinacia oleracea cultivar Varoflay chromosome 3, BTI_SOV_V1, whole genome shotgun sequence harbors:
- the LOC130470307 gene encoding protein FAR1-RELATED SEQUENCE 9-like produces the protein MLLNQSESTNNAIGFKGNKSTTLTEFFHIFGATVDRWRYQEDQNEFSCGNSMPKSDFPMVGMIKHAASVYTLTLFRDFEKEFKYAMGCISTIHHMEDNFIGYKVQHESWPDHTAKHVAFDPSTNSIACYCRNFEESGWLCFHAIRVLHVHSIINIPE